A window from Bacteroidota bacterium encodes these proteins:
- a CDS encoding RagB/SusD family nutrient uptake outer membrane protein — MKQNNFLNRFAVVIAIITCIIFVVPGCKKILDTEAQGSYNADNYPYPGGSGPYDQYIFAAYNELRQFNVHVFPFIHATSIRSDDADKGSTAADGGANSIDMDNFKVLPGNGFTNDLWTGYFGLINKCNVTIKQVNTNTTIVASDAIKNQTIGEAKFLRGYAYFMMVRLFGRVPLIDSVFSNPASQNNVAQSSPAQLYAFIESDLSFAASILPASWDAKFVGRATSGAANGLLAKVYLTQQKWASAMAAANLVITSGKYDLSTPYDRIFREEGENSKESVFEVQATATATVPTDNGIQYTNVQGVRGSGVWDLGWGFNSPSQNLADFYEANDPRRARTILFTSTATQTYQTIYGETLPVGLPNPRYNNKVYSNPSLRASVGNRFGWWMNVRILRYADVVLMYAEAANEVGGAANITAAQNALNSIRARARAGAPAGTLPDVVTTDQATLRDAIRRERRAELAMEHDRFFDLVRWGIAQTTLHAVGKTNFSDSRDVILPIPQVQMDLSAGVLTQNFGY; from the coding sequence ATGAAACAGAATAATTTTTTAAACCGGTTTGCAGTTGTTATAGCTATTATCACCTGCATCATTTTTGTAGTACCGGGGTGTAAAAAAATACTGGACACAGAAGCACAGGGCAGTTATAATGCTGATAACTATCCTTATCCCGGCGGCTCCGGTCCTTACGATCAGTACATATTTGCTGCTTACAACGAATTGCGTCAATTCAATGTGCATGTATTTCCTTTTATACATGCTACCAGCATTCGCAGTGATGATGCTGATAAGGGTAGCACAGCAGCAGATGGTGGTGCCAATTCCATCGATATGGATAATTTTAAAGTATTGCCAGGTAACGGTTTTACCAATGACCTGTGGACGGGTTATTTCGGATTGATCAATAAATGTAATGTTACGATTAAACAGGTGAATACTAACACAACTATTGTTGCATCAGATGCGATAAAAAATCAAACAATTGGTGAAGCAAAATTTTTAAGGGGCTATGCCTATTTTATGATGGTTCGTTTATTTGGCCGTGTACCTTTAATAGATTCAGTATTCAGCAACCCTGCCTCACAAAATAATGTAGCGCAAAGCAGCCCGGCACAATTGTACGCATTTATAGAAAGTGATTTATCCTTCGCTGCTTCTATTTTACCTGCAAGCTGGGATGCAAAATTTGTTGGACGGGCAACAAGCGGTGCCGCCAATGGATTATTGGCAAAGGTTTATTTAACGCAACAAAAATGGGCATCGGCGATGGCTGCTGCTAACCTGGTAATTACTTCAGGCAAGTATGATCTATCAACACCTTATGACAGAATTTTCCGTGAAGAAGGTGAGAACAGTAAAGAATCGGTTTTTGAAGTTCAGGCAACTGCAACAGCAACAGTACCTACTGATAATGGCATTCAATATACTAATGTGCAGGGTGTAAGAGGAAGTGGTGTTTGGGATTTGGGCTGGGGTTTTAATTCACCAAGCCAGAACCTTGCTGATTTTTATGAAGCCAACGATCCCCGCCGGGCAAGAACAATTCTTTTCACAAGTACTGCCACACAAACATACCAGACTATTTATGGAGAGACATTACCGGTAGGTTTACCTAATCCACGTTATAATAATAAGGTTTATTCCAACCCATCTTTGCGTGCCTCTGTTGGTAACCGGTTCGGATGGTGGATGAATGTAAGAATACTCCGTTATGCCGATGTAGTACTGATGTATGCCGAAGCGGCAAATGAAGTAGGTGGCGCTGCTAATATTACTGCTGCGCAAAATGCTTTGAATTCAATACGGGCAAGAGCAAGAGCAGGTGCTCCGGCCGGCACATTACCAGATGTAGTTACTACCGATCAGGCAACATTGCGTGATGCGATCCGTCGTGAACGCCGTGCAGAACTTGCAATGGAGCATGACCGTTTCTTCGACCTGGTACGTTGGGGCATCGCCCAAACAACATTGCATGCTGTGGGTAAAACCAATTTCAGCGACAGTCGTGATGTAATACTACCTATTCCGCAGGTGCAAATGGATCTGAGTGCAGGTGTGCTTACACAAAACTTCGGGTATTAA
- a CDS encoding LamG domain-containing protein translates to MKIIKSYLINQVGVALLFTLAFTSCKKDGNPNDLPGVDAASYDGKIDGYSSSDEIFPANLVAYWNFDDTKNELKTGTAPASSLNDSYVTGGVRGKALSLAAGYVFFSNQFGAFKTDSLKSWSLSVWIKIKNNGTKRTMVFQLARPTMFNGNINFALNTNGYPATNDTVLRIQPTFLTIGGGTQDNLNNVLDKTNLNNWVHLVLTYDYNTGVFNNWMNGVKVGNFPNRGVGNSLFKSYEPSQVLIGANYNAAGMTVSADVSFAAMTGQLDELRIFNRTLPDAHIKALYNLGKANK, encoded by the coding sequence ATGAAGATCATAAAATCATATTTAATAAACCAGGTTGGTGTGGCACTACTGTTTACTCTTGCATTTACTTCCTGCAAGAAAGATGGTAACCCCAATGACCTGCCTGGTGTAGACGCTGCGTCTTATGATGGAAAAATAGATGGTTACAGCAGTTCTGATGAAATATTTCCAGCTAATCTTGTTGCATACTGGAACTTTGATGATACAAAAAATGAACTAAAAACCGGAACTGCACCTGCATCATCATTAAATGATAGTTATGTTACTGGAGGTGTAAGAGGTAAAGCACTAAGCCTTGCAGCAGGTTATGTTTTTTTCTCTAACCAGTTTGGTGCATTTAAAACAGATTCTTTGAAGAGTTGGAGTCTCAGTGTCTGGATTAAGATTAAAAACAATGGTACAAAAAGAACAATGGTGTTTCAATTGGCCAGGCCTACCATGTTTAACGGCAATATCAATTTTGCTTTGAATACGAATGGTTACCCGGCTACCAATGATACTGTACTCAGGATTCAACCCACTTTTTTAACCATAGGCGGCGGTACACAAGACAATCTGAATAATGTGCTGGATAAAACTAACCTTAATAATTGGGTGCATCTTGTGCTAACGTATGATTATAATACTGGTGTATTTAACAACTGGATGAATGGAGTGAAAGTGGGCAATTTCCCTAACCGTGGCGTAGGAAATAGTTTGTTTAAATCGTATGAACCCAGCCAGGTACTTATTGGCGCTAATTATAATGCAGCAGGAATGACGGTAAGTGCAGATGTTTCATTTGCTGCTATGACCGGGCAATTAGATGAACTGCGAATATTCAACCGGACGTTGCCTGACGCACATATAAAAGCATTATATAATCTCGGAAAGGCTAACAAATAA